A single genomic interval of Malania oleifera isolate guangnan ecotype guangnan chromosome 13, ASM2987363v1, whole genome shotgun sequence harbors:
- the LOC131146779 gene encoding uncharacterized protein At3g17950 encodes MEILDPANDLVPPSSPTISSISSSDLDSQSTGSFFHDRSTTLGTLMGVSFPATGFRPPSQRETLAIPSGTGNAAGGGVGTSDAKEQIRKTASSKVKERRRRRWWRLCRDDTGRSASLGQFLEVERAFGDGGFYDAGAEPEVAVQPEGNGRLLFADGRVLPPASVDGGQSTPGAFCRFPVSLTGVCCCGVG; translated from the exons ATGGAAATTTTAGATCCAGCGAATGATTTGGTTCCACCTTCATCGCCTACAATCTCCTCCATTTCTTCCTCCGATCTCGACTCCCAG TCGACGGGTTCGTTCTTCCATGACAGGAGCACGACCTTGGGGACTCTAATGGGCGTCAGCTTCCCGGCGACGGGTTTCAGGCCGCCGTCTCAACGCGAGACCCTCGCGATCCCCTCCGGAACAGGCAATGCTGCAGGCGGCGGAGTGGGGACGAGCGACGCGAAGGAGCAGATCAGGAAGACGGCCTCGTCGAAGGTGAAGGAGCGGCGGCGGAGGCGGTGGTGGAGGCTGTGCAGAGACGACACGGGGAGGTCGGCGTCGCTGGGCCAGTTCCTGGAGGTGGAGCGGGCTTTCGGCGACGGGGGATTCTACGACGCGGGAGCGGAGCCTGAAGTCGCTGTGCAGCCTGAGGGGAACGGGCGCCTCCTCTTTGCCGATGGGAGGGTTCTGCCGCCGGCTTCGGTTGATGGAGGTCAGTCCACGCCCGGGGCTTTTTGTAGATTTCCGGTTTCGCTCACCGGGGTTTGCTGTTGTGGGGTAGGTTAG